A genome region from Frankineae bacterium MT45 includes the following:
- a CDS encoding Superfamily II DNA or RNA helicase, whose product MTAAPVPDQRLRLRAWQQAALQLYHSGDQVRRDFLVTATPGAGKTTFALALAASLLARRVIDRIVVVCPTDHLRTQWAQAAERAGLSIDPTLTNAVGPVPADSLGYITTYAQVAMKPQLHAARVNNKRSLVILDEVHHAGDGLSWGDAVAEAFYGASRRLCLTGTPFRTRADELIPFVRYTNDGAGGQESRADYNYGYREALRDGVVRPVVFAAYTGTARWRNSAGEVVAASLTESATKQTEALAWKTALNPKGQWVAHVIAAMDERITHLRRGGVGDAAGIVLASDQEDAREYAAIVEQVTGEKPVLILSDDPKASDKITAFTNGSERIAVCVRMVSEGVDVPRAACLAWMTSYRTPLFFAQAVGRVVRSRGPHESATVFLPAVRPLLTLAAALEEDRNHVIPPPAAASETLDIEPVEREAVDRVEYEALDADAQFAHLLHGGRAVVATAREPLELSEDDEHFLGIPGLLSPEQTAQLLSDRDSAARLRATSVADAPPSAEVANWRAAGELRREVNKLVAIYAARAGMPHAQVHAQIRRAVSGPPSASATAELLEQRRDHLLLLLER is encoded by the coding sequence GTGACAGCAGCACCGGTGCCCGACCAGCGGCTGAGGCTGCGGGCCTGGCAGCAAGCGGCGCTGCAGCTCTACCACTCGGGTGACCAGGTTCGTCGCGACTTTCTCGTGACAGCTACGCCGGGCGCCGGGAAAACCACCTTCGCGCTGGCGCTGGCCGCGTCACTGCTCGCCCGGCGGGTGATCGACCGCATCGTCGTCGTCTGCCCGACCGACCACCTCCGCACGCAGTGGGCGCAGGCGGCCGAGCGGGCCGGTCTGTCGATCGACCCGACCCTGACCAACGCGGTCGGACCGGTGCCGGCCGACTCACTCGGCTACATCACGACGTACGCCCAGGTCGCGATGAAACCGCAACTGCACGCGGCCCGGGTGAACAACAAGCGGAGCCTGGTCATCCTCGACGAGGTGCATCATGCCGGCGACGGCCTCTCCTGGGGCGACGCCGTGGCTGAGGCGTTCTACGGCGCCTCCAGGCGTCTCTGCCTCACCGGGACCCCGTTCCGGACCCGCGCCGACGAGCTGATCCCGTTCGTCCGCTACACCAACGACGGCGCTGGTGGTCAGGAGAGCCGGGCCGACTACAACTACGGCTACCGGGAGGCGCTACGCGACGGCGTGGTCCGTCCGGTCGTCTTCGCGGCCTACACCGGCACCGCGCGCTGGCGGAACAGCGCCGGGGAGGTTGTGGCCGCCTCCCTGACGGAGTCGGCGACCAAGCAGACCGAGGCACTGGCCTGGAAGACCGCGCTCAATCCCAAGGGGCAGTGGGTGGCCCACGTCATCGCCGCGATGGACGAGCGGATCACCCATCTGCGTCGCGGGGGAGTGGGCGACGCGGCCGGCATCGTGCTGGCCAGTGACCAGGAGGACGCCCGCGAGTACGCGGCGATCGTCGAGCAGGTCACCGGCGAGAAACCGGTGCTCATCCTCTCCGACGACCCGAAGGCCAGCGACAAGATCACGGCCTTCACCAACGGCAGCGAACGGATCGCGGTCTGTGTCCGGATGGTCTCCGAAGGGGTGGACGTCCCGCGGGCGGCCTGCCTGGCGTGGATGACCTCCTACCGGACCCCGCTCTTCTTCGCCCAGGCCGTTGGACGAGTCGTGCGTTCCCGAGGACCCCACGAATCAGCCACCGTCTTCCTCCCCGCCGTGCGTCCGCTGCTCACCCTCGCCGCGGCCCTTGAGGAGGATCGCAACCACGTCATCCCGCCGCCGGCCGCGGCCTCGGAGACGCTCGACATCGAACCGGTCGAGCGGGAGGCCGTCGACCGCGTCGAATACGAGGCGCTGGACGCCGACGCGCAGTTCGCCCATCTGCTCCACGGCGGCCGTGCCGTCGTCGCCACCGCCCGCGAGCCGTTGGAGCTGTCGGAGGATGACGAGCATTTCCTTGGCATTCCTGGATTGTTGAGCCCGGAGCAGACGGCGCAGCTCCTCTCCGATCGTGACTCCGCCGCCCGGCTTCGGGCCACCTCGGTGGCCGATGCACCCCCGTCGGCGGAGGTGGCGAACTGGCGAGCAGCGGGCGAACTGCGCCGGGAAGTGAACAAGCTGGTCGCGATCTACGCAGCTCGAGCCGGGATGCCGCACGCGCAGGTCCACGCCCAGATTCGTCGCGCGGTCAGCGGACCGCCGTCGGCGTCGGCAACCGCCGAACTGCTCGAGCAGCGACGGGACCACCTCTTGCTGCTTCTGGAGCGCTGA
- a CDS encoding RNA polymerase, sigma 70 subunit, RpoD — MVASTSQPESISDESTAAPVRRTSAAAVGTKPPAKRAVSAKAPAAKATPAKAAAKSTAKSAAAKTAAKAADADASEEAVGDLEEPDDIVEIVDIVETVDVTDTEETPAEGAEAATEFTWDDEEESEALRQARKDAEMTASADSVRAYLKQIGKVALLNAEEEVDLAKRIEAGLYGTERLRQYEESGEKLPMQMKRDLRMIVRDGERAKNHLLEANLRLVVSLAKRYTGRGMAFLDLIQEGNLGLIRAVEKFDYTKGYKFSTYATWWIRQAITRAMADQARTIRIPVHMVEVINKLGRIQRELLQDLGREPTPEELAKEMDITPDKVLEIQQYAREPISLDQTIGDEGDSQLGDFIEDSEAVVAVDAVSFTLLQDQLQSVLQTLSEREAGVVKLRFGLTDGQPRTLDEIGQVYGVTRERIRQIESKTMSKLRHPSRSQVLRDYLD, encoded by the coding sequence GTGGTCGCGAGCACGTCACAGCCAGAATCCATCTCCGACGAGTCGACGGCCGCGCCGGTGCGCCGCACATCAGCCGCCGCAGTCGGTACCAAGCCCCCGGCCAAACGCGCAGTCAGCGCCAAGGCGCCCGCGGCCAAGGCGACCCCGGCGAAGGCGGCAGCGAAGTCCACCGCCAAGTCCGCCGCCGCGAAGACGGCGGCCAAGGCCGCCGATGCCGACGCGAGCGAAGAGGCGGTAGGCGACCTCGAAGAGCCGGACGACATCGTCGAGATCGTCGACATCGTCGAAACGGTTGACGTCACCGACACCGAGGAGACGCCGGCCGAGGGCGCTGAGGCGGCCACCGAGTTCACCTGGGACGACGAAGAGGAGTCCGAGGCACTGCGTCAGGCGCGCAAGGACGCCGAGATGACGGCTTCGGCCGACTCGGTCCGGGCCTACTTGAAGCAGATCGGCAAGGTTGCCCTCCTCAACGCCGAGGAGGAGGTCGATCTGGCCAAGCGCATCGAGGCCGGGTTGTACGGCACGGAGCGCCTGCGCCAGTACGAGGAGTCCGGCGAGAAGCTGCCGATGCAGATGAAGCGTGATCTGCGGATGATCGTGCGTGACGGCGAGCGGGCCAAGAACCACCTGCTTGAGGCCAACCTGCGCCTCGTGGTGTCGCTGGCCAAGCGCTACACCGGCCGCGGCATGGCCTTCCTCGACCTGATCCAGGAGGGAAACCTCGGCCTGATTCGCGCGGTCGAGAAGTTCGATTACACCAAGGGCTACAAGTTCTCGACGTACGCCACCTGGTGGATCCGTCAGGCGATCACCCGCGCTATGGCCGACCAGGCCCGCACCATCCGCATCCCGGTACACATGGTCGAGGTCATCAACAAGCTGGGCCGCATCCAGCGCGAACTCCTTCAGGACCTGGGCCGCGAGCCCACCCCGGAGGAGCTGGCCAAGGAGATGGACATCACCCCGGACAAGGTGCTGGAGATCCAGCAGTACGCCCGGGAGCCGATCAGCCTCGACCAGACCATCGGCGATGAGGGTGACAGCCAGCTCGGCGACTTCATCGAAGACTCCGAGGCCGTCGTCGCCGTCGACGCCGTCTCCTTCACGCTGCTGCAGGACCAGCTGCAGTCGGTGCTGCAGACGCTGTCGGAGCGCGAGGCCGGCGTGGTGAAGCTCCGCTTCGGTCTCACCGACGGGCAGCCCCGGACGCTGGACGAGATCGGCCAGGTGTACGGCGTCACCCGCGAGCGAATCCGTCAGATCGAGTCGAAGACGATGTCGAAGCTGCGCCACCCGTCGCGCTCCCAGGTGCTGCGCGACTACCTGGATTAG